Genomic segment of Corvus moneduloides isolate bCorMon1 chromosome 14, bCorMon1.pri, whole genome shotgun sequence:
ACAGATCCAGGTTTGGGATGCTTAGAATGCTGCTTCCCCTCCTGGCAGCACCTGCCTTTCCCCCCCAAACATGAGCACAGCTCTCAGGATGATTTATTAACAAGGAATTATGTGTCTCCTGAATCCAATCCACAACACTCACACACTTCCAAATTTTTAGCTCGGGGTCAAacctgctgctgaggaaggaaCTGGCAGCTCTGATTGGGATTTGGTGTTGCTGTTTTTTGAAATCAGATGGAATAAAGAGCCAAAATCACCGGAGTGGTTGGGCTGCCACAGAGCTCCCTGTGAGCTGTCTATTGAGCCACACTTCTTAGGGACTAAATTCCAGAGGGATCCgtggctctgcagaggggagctgtgtgcaggtgagctggagctgctgtgcttcccCATCTtcaattttccagctgctgttaCGGAATGGCAGGGATGCAAATGGGAAGCAGCACTAATTCTCcatgcacagccctgctcccatggTCCTGTGTCCCAGAATTATCCTTTAAATCCTGTTTCTCCAGCTCCAGAGTTCCTGCAGCCAGAATCCTGCTGtgagggctctgcaggagctcttACACTGGCCAAGCTGCACATTCCAGTCTGTTTTCCTCCACTCTTCTCCTATTTTCCTGTTATTTGCTCTCAGATGTTATCACCATCGAGCAGTAGCTCTGCCATTCCTCACAAACAGGTATTATCCAGCATCTGGACAGGAATTACAAACTCACACTGCTTCAAAAATCCTGCCAGCCACATTTTTCCAGGGCAATGAGTAACTGCAGTCCCTGCTCAGGTCCAGAGGACTCGAAATCAGGCCAAAACTCGCTCGTCACCACAATGCTGGAGGGGTCTGGCACTAGTCTCAATTCACAGATGGGGAACAGCCACTGAGAGGAAAAAGCTGAGTCTCATGGATGTGAAAGGCTGGAGTAAGGCACCTAAATATGGAGTGAATGGCCTTGAATTAAGCAGCCTGATTTTCAGGAGTGACCAAAAGGATGGCAGCTGTGAGGGCTCTGGTGGGAGCAGCAGACTCGGGCACTCCCACGGGAACTTCCCCACAGGTGGCCCAGAGGAGCGTGCACAGGTTGTCCCTGCTGCTCGTGCCTCCTGTTGCTTCCCAAGTGCTGCCTGTGGAATGCAAGGCTGGAGCTCACAGATGCTCTAGGGATGCACTGACACAACACGGAACCAGATCAGAGGGACGAGTCCTGCCACTGCCTCCAGTTCTGCATCTCCCAAGCACATTTCCTGCTCTCCCATCAAGGATGTTAAACCCAGGCACACTTAATGGAGACTCATCGAAGCACAGCTCTGTTTCTACATACTGTGGAGTCCCAACATAACGATTATTTTCTCAcctctttcacttttctctctGGGTCTCCCAGCAGAGATGGAAGCTAAGCTTGAAGCTGGAATGTCTGTGCTCCACcagacacagcacagggagaccctgatcctgctgggcccctgggagcaggagcagcacaatGGACAGCACCGAACTCCCTGCAGAAGCGGAGCGGCGGGACCAAACTGCTCGGAGCAGGCTGAATACTACGTCCCTTGGAAACCACAGGGGGAATTTGGGCAAGCAGACTGTAATTACCTGGCTTGGCCGGGGCCCAGAATGCCAGCACAAGCTGCTGCTCAAATCCAGCTCCTCACAAAAGCGACCCTTGTAGTGGCCAGGATCTCACCAATGTGCCCTTGGTGTAAGACACCACCTCagtgtcccagagctgctcttgctgctgctcctgcacttTCCCAGGGCAAGAACATCACTCCAAGAGCTGCCCTGCAACTCCAGGTGTCCCTCAAAACTCCTGTCCCAGAAAAGGAGCAGTCAACCCAGTCATACTACCAGGGAGGAAGCTCTGCCAGCATCCctgtggggacactgctgtcacACACCTCAAGACACAGCTCCGAGAAAGAGAAGCAGGTTTAGCTATGGAGACCATTGCACTTCCCAGAAGTGACGTCTGGAGGGAGCGTGCACAGGTGAGCCAGGCAGCTCGGAGCAGGTGGAAGCTGGAGGCACCACAGGCTTGTAAGAACGGAGCATCCAGCAGAACCACACTGGGGGCTCTGATGGAGATCTGACCACAACTCTCATTTGGGAGAGGAGATGGCTCCATGCTGAGGCTCAATCCCATTGATGCTGGGGGGGCAACCAACCCATGGGCTTTCAGAACATGGACTGtaccctggggctggggacagccagtGACACTGGGGGGAACACCAAGCTGGGAGGCACATCCCAGCATGCCTgcaccagctccctgggcagaAAGGGcggaagagctggaaaagggctGCTGTGTATAGGGAAGGGGCCCTGGCACCATGGTTCATCTCAGGTCACTGCTGGTCTAATGACAGCCAGGCAGAACCCTGGGCTGTCCgaggaacagcagcaggtcTGAGGCAGAGGTGAGGGGCCCCACACCTGTCCCAGCTCGGCCCCTGTGTGCACAGGGGTGCACATGGAAAGGGGTGTGGGTGAGGCTGGTAGGGATTGGGATGTTGAGAATGAAGTGCTTGGATTGAGATGGCATGTCAGGATTGCGGTGTCAGGATTGAGTGCTGGGAGTGGGATGTCATGAGCTGGGCGCTCAGATTGAGGTGTTGGGAGCAGAGTGTTGAGAACAGAGTGCTGGGAGTGGGATGTCGGGAGCTGCCTCTGTGTGCACAGGTGTGAAGGGATGTGGGAGCGCTCATTCCAGCCAAGTCCTGCTGTGCCTTCTCTGTCCCACCACCTGGTCCCAGCCTTCTCAAGGGCTCCAGACTTGTCCCACCACCActgccaggagaggtttgggaagcagagggagacCTCAGCCTGTGGGTAGGcatgggagcagggagaccGCGGTACCCCCACGCTACCAAGCCCCGTGGCCCAGCTCACCCCAGACGCCCCCTCGTACCTTGCAGTCTGTCAGGCAGGATCTGACCGAGTACTCTTCCGATTGCAAGTACTTCTCCAGCAAGAGGTCGAACTCCTCGTATTTTTCCTGAGCGTGTTGGTCCAGCCGCTGGTACGCCTGGACGCAGCTGCTACAGGCCTCCCCGCCCAGCGCCCCGGCCGCCGCCACCACCAGGTCCACCATCAGGTTGTCCAGGCTGCAGTCCAGGCCGTCGGGGCCGGCCATCTCCCGCAGCAGGTCCCAGATCGTGTAAGTATCACAAAAGGAGAGGTTGAAGTTCCTGAAGTAAGCCTGCAGGAAGGTCCTTTTGGAGGAGGGCGAGGCGAAGAagggcgcggcggcggcggcggcggcggcgacgGGGGGCGAGCGCAGGGGCGCGCCGGGGGCccgcgggcgctgcggggcGAGCAGCCGGGCGCACGCCGAGTCCAGGTccccgcgggcggcggggcagggcccgccggggccgcggctcAGGTTGCCCAGCAGGGCCTCGcagctgccgccgccgccgccgccgcccgccggcTCGGCCGCCAGCAGCGCCCGCggcccgcggccccgcggccgctcccgcgCCCGCAGCTTGGCCCCGGCGCAGAGCCACAGATGGTCGGAGAGGAGCACGGTGAAAAAGAGGAGCGAGGCGAGCGACAGGCGCCATTTCTGCGCCCGCTCGGGGTCGGCCACCGGCTTGTCGCTGCGGCGCGGCGCGCAGCACACGGCCCCGCCGGCGGCGCCCCCGCGGGGGGACATCCAGGCGCCGCGGATCATGCCGGGGGCGCGCGGGCGCCGGGCGGGCAGcgccgcgctgccgccgctgtCACctgccccgcgccgccgccatgcccgcgccgcccccgccgcgccccgccgccgccgcccgccccggccccggccccggccccgggcatGCCCCGGCCGCCCTCACTCGGCTTTCCGCTTGCCCCGGCGCGgtgccggggccgcgccgcgcccgccgccgccgccgcccggccccaTCGCCCTCAGTCTGTCGCCATCTTCGGCCGCGCCGCCAACACCTTGAGGAGCCGCGAGCGCTGCGCCTGCGCGCTGCCCCCGCTCCGCCGGCACCGGCAcggccgcggcccggcccggccggcaCTGCCGAGGTGCTGAAGGACAGCTCCGATcggccgcgccgggccgggaCACCCCCGCACCCGCACACCCGCCGCAGCCTCGGCGGCAGCTCCGCTCTCAGCCTCGCCCTCGGCCTCACCCCCGCCCTGACCGTCACCTGCACCCTCATCATCACCTCATCCGCACCGTCAACCTCACCCCCTTCCCACATCCTCACCCCCACGGTCATCCTCACCCTCATCCTCACCTCACCCTTGCCATCATCTTCACATTCACGCTCACCCTCATCCTAACCCTCACCTCACCCTCACTCGAATCCTCACTGGAATCCTCACCCTCACTGACTGGTCCCATCCCAATCCCCGGTGTCAACAGGTGCCAGTGGAGAGGGGCTATGGGGGCTCCGGCAGCAGCCACAGACACGGTGCTGTCCcctgagagcagagcctggtgtCCCCTCACTGCCCACACACCCTCAGCCTCACAAAGAGCCCCCAATGATTCAATTTCTGAGGGACTGGGATAGAGCTCTCACCAGGCAGCAAAAGCACTTCCAGGGACATCCCTTATTTGTGTCCCTCAATCCCTGTTGGGGGGTTCTTGGTGTGGTTAAACCCTGAGGGACCATCAGCTCCCTgggaatggaaaacaaacagagcagctgagggagctgggaaaggggctcagcctggagcaaaggaggctcaggggggaccttctgaCTCTCCACAACTCCCCGACAGGAGAGTacagccgggggggtcgggctctgctcgcagggaacagggacaggacaaggggaaacaccctcaagttgcaccagtgGAAGTTTAGGtgggatattagggaaaattttttcactgaaaagatGGCCAGGCATTGAAACAGACACCAAGAGAAGCAGTGAAGTCGCTGTCCCTGGAAGTGGTCAAAATCATGTGGCATGTGGGAACATGGGTTAATGGTGGCCTTGAAGGTGCTAGGGTTGATGGTTGGATTCAACAGTCTCTGAGAGCCACTCCAACTTAAATGATTCCATAATTTTATGGACATGAAACCCCAGTGTACACAGAGCAGAGGGCAGAGCCTGCTTGGAGGCTCCTACTCCATCCATGAAACCATCCTCACCCTCGGGCACTAAGCTGTCATTGGGACACGGTTCGGGTGTTCCTGTTCCTGGGGTTTTCCTCAAGTTCTGTCCCAAAGTGAACCAGTTCCTCCAA
This window contains:
- the FAM155B gene encoding transmembrane protein FAM155B encodes the protein MIRGAWMSPRGGAAGGAVCCAPRRSDKPVADPERAQKWRLSLASLLFFTVLLSDHLWLCAGAKLRARERPRGRGPRALLAAEPAGGGGGGGSCEALLGNLSRGPGGPCPAARGDLDSACARLLAPQRPRAPGAPLRSPPVAAAAAAAAPFFASPSSKRTFLQAYFRNFNLSFCDTYTIWDLLREMAGPDGLDCSLDNLMVDLVVAAAGALGGEACSSCVQAYQRLDQHAQEKYEEFDLLLEKYLQSEEYSVRSCLTDCKAVYKAWLCSEYFNVTQQQCRQRIPCKQYCLEVQTRCPFVLPDNDELIYGGLPGFICTGLLENQLPDEEAKCCKVQWDSCEHPPDSNEDTSPKSTASESLHFHRHDPHLHHQRQNHYHLYHHHHHQYHQPRSPSLLPVSAGSRLGSSRIRLCVLVLMLLHTMVSFSSVHGGAGGLGLEAPPTLEESVARDE